From the Rhinolophus sinicus isolate RSC01 linkage group LG02, ASM3656204v1, whole genome shotgun sequence genome, one window contains:
- the SP7 gene encoding transcription factor Sp7 isoform X2 produces MLTAACSKFGGSSPLRDSTTLGKAGTKKPYSVGSDLSSPKTMGDAYPAPFSSTNGLLSPAGSPPAPTSGYANDYPPFSHSFPGPTGTQDPGLLVPKGHSSSDCLPSVYTSLDMAHPYGSWYKAGIHAGISPGPGNAPTPWWDMHPGGNWLGGGQGQGDGLQGTLPTGPAQPPLNPQLPTYPSDFAPLNPAPYPAPHLLQPGPQHVLPQDVYKPKAVGNSGQLEGSGGAKPPRGAGTGGSGGYGGSGAGRSSCDCPNCQELERLGAAAAGLRKKPIHSCHIPGCGKVYGKASHLKAHLRWHTGERPFVCNWLFCGKRFTRSDELERHVRTHTREKKFTCLLCSKRFTRSDHLSKHQRTHGEPGPGPPPSGPKELGEGRSTGEEEASQTPRPSASPAPPEKAPEGSPEQSNLLEI; encoded by the coding sequence ATGCTGACAGCAGCGTGCAGCAAATTTGGTGGCTCCAGCCCTCTGCGGGACTCAACGACACTGGGCAAAGCAGGCACAAAGAAGCCATACTCTGTGGGCAGTGATCTTTCATCCCCCAAAACCATGGGGGATGCCTACCCAGCCCCCTTTTCAAGCACCAATGGGCTCCTCTCACCTGCAGGCAGTCCACCAGCACCCACCTCGGGCTATGCCAATGACTACCCTCCCTTTTCTCACTCATTCCCTGGGCCCACAGGCACCCAGGATCCTGGGCTACTAGTGCCCAAGGGGCACAGCTCTTCTGACTGCCTGCCCAGTGTCTACACTTCTCTGGACATGGCACACCCCTACGGCTCCTGGTACAAGGCAGGCATCCATGCAGGCATCTCACCAGGCCCAGGCAATGCTCCTACACCTTGGTGGGACATGCACCCTGGGGGCAACTGGCTAGgtggtgggcagggccagggtgATGGGCTGCAAGGGACACTGCCCACAGGCCCTGCTCAGCCTCCATTGAACCCCCAGCTACCCACCTACCCATCTGACTTTGCCCCCCTTAATCCAGCCCCCTACCCAGCTCCCCACCTCCTGCAACCAGGGCCCCAGCATGTCTTACCCCAAGATGTCTATAAACCCAAGGCAGTGGGCAATAGTGGGCAGCTGGAGGGGAGTGGTGGAGCCAAACCCCCTCGGGGTGCAGGCACAGGGGGCAGTGGTGGATATGGGGGCAGTGGAGCAGGGCGCTCTTCCTGTGACTGCCCCAACTGCCAGGAGCTAGAGCGCCTGGGGGCAGCAGCAGCTGGGCTGCGGAAGAAGCCCATCCACAGCTGCCACATCCCTGGCTGCGGCAAGGTGTATGGCAAGGCCTCACACCTGAAGGCCCACTTGCGCTGGCACACGGGTGAGAGGCCCTTCGTCTGCAACTGGCTCTTCTGCGGCAAGAGGTTCACCCGTTCTGACGAGTTGGAACGCCACGTGCGCACTCACACCCGGGAGAAAAAGTTCACCTGCCTGCTCTGCTCCAAGCGCTTTACCAGGAGTGACCACCTGAGCAAACACCAACGCACCCATGGCgagccaggcccaggcccccCACCCAGTGGCCCCAAGGAGCTGGGGGAGGGTCGCAGCACTGGGGAAGAGGAGGCCAGTCAGACGCCCCGACCTTCAGCCTCTCCAGCACCCCCAGAGAAAGCTCCTGAAGGCAGCCCGGAGCAGAGCAACCTGCTGGAGATCTGA
- the SP7 gene encoding transcription factor Sp7 isoform X1, whose translation MASSLLEEEAHYGSSPLAMLTAACSKFGGSSPLRDSTTLGKAGTKKPYSVGSDLSSPKTMGDAYPAPFSSTNGLLSPAGSPPAPTSGYANDYPPFSHSFPGPTGTQDPGLLVPKGHSSSDCLPSVYTSLDMAHPYGSWYKAGIHAGISPGPGNAPTPWWDMHPGGNWLGGGQGQGDGLQGTLPTGPAQPPLNPQLPTYPSDFAPLNPAPYPAPHLLQPGPQHVLPQDVYKPKAVGNSGQLEGSGGAKPPRGAGTGGSGGYGGSGAGRSSCDCPNCQELERLGAAAAGLRKKPIHSCHIPGCGKVYGKASHLKAHLRWHTGERPFVCNWLFCGKRFTRSDELERHVRTHTREKKFTCLLCSKRFTRSDHLSKHQRTHGEPGPGPPPSGPKELGEGRSTGEEEASQTPRPSASPAPPEKAPEGSPEQSNLLEI comes from the exons ATGGCGTCCTCCCTGCTTGAG gaGGAAGCTCACTATGGCTCCAGTCCCCTGGCCATGCTGACAGCAGCGTGCAGCAAATTTGGTGGCTCCAGCCCTCTGCGGGACTCAACGACACTGGGCAAAGCAGGCACAAAGAAGCCATACTCTGTGGGCAGTGATCTTTCATCCCCCAAAACCATGGGGGATGCCTACCCAGCCCCCTTTTCAAGCACCAATGGGCTCCTCTCACCTGCAGGCAGTCCACCAGCACCCACCTCGGGCTATGCCAATGACTACCCTCCCTTTTCTCACTCATTCCCTGGGCCCACAGGCACCCAGGATCCTGGGCTACTAGTGCCCAAGGGGCACAGCTCTTCTGACTGCCTGCCCAGTGTCTACACTTCTCTGGACATGGCACACCCCTACGGCTCCTGGTACAAGGCAGGCATCCATGCAGGCATCTCACCAGGCCCAGGCAATGCTCCTACACCTTGGTGGGACATGCACCCTGGGGGCAACTGGCTAGgtggtgggcagggccagggtgATGGGCTGCAAGGGACACTGCCCACAGGCCCTGCTCAGCCTCCATTGAACCCCCAGCTACCCACCTACCCATCTGACTTTGCCCCCCTTAATCCAGCCCCCTACCCAGCTCCCCACCTCCTGCAACCAGGGCCCCAGCATGTCTTACCCCAAGATGTCTATAAACCCAAGGCAGTGGGCAATAGTGGGCAGCTGGAGGGGAGTGGTGGAGCCAAACCCCCTCGGGGTGCAGGCACAGGGGGCAGTGGTGGATATGGGGGCAGTGGAGCAGGGCGCTCTTCCTGTGACTGCCCCAACTGCCAGGAGCTAGAGCGCCTGGGGGCAGCAGCAGCTGGGCTGCGGAAGAAGCCCATCCACAGCTGCCACATCCCTGGCTGCGGCAAGGTGTATGGCAAGGCCTCACACCTGAAGGCCCACTTGCGCTGGCACACGGGTGAGAGGCCCTTCGTCTGCAACTGGCTCTTCTGCGGCAAGAGGTTCACCCGTTCTGACGAGTTGGAACGCCACGTGCGCACTCACACCCGGGAGAAAAAGTTCACCTGCCTGCTCTGCTCCAAGCGCTTTACCAGGAGTGACCACCTGAGCAAACACCAACGCACCCATGGCgagccaggcccaggcccccCACCCAGTGGCCCCAAGGAGCTGGGGGAGGGTCGCAGCACTGGGGAAGAGGAGGCCAGTCAGACGCCCCGACCTTCAGCCTCTCCAGCACCCCCAGAGAAAGCTCCTGAAGGCAGCCCGGAGCAGAGCAACCTGCTGGAGATCTGA